The following are from one region of the Candidatus Binatia bacterium genome:
- a CDS encoding IscS subfamily cysteine desulfurase yields MQVPIYLDNHSTTRVDGRVLEAMLPYFTEKFGNAASRNHCFGWEAEAAVDEARGEIARLIGASSPKEIVFTSGATESNNLAIKGVAEANKEKGNHIVTCATEHRAVLDSCKSLERRGYSVTYLPVERDGSLALERLSAAITDKTILVSMMAANNEIGTIHPLKKIGEVVKERGAIFHSDGAQAVGKIPLNVEEMGIDLLSISAHKMYGPKGVGALYVRSRRPKVPLSAIIDGGGHEQGLRSGTLNVPGVVGFGKACEIARQELSQEAVRLIELRERLKDGILSRLDEVYVNGDPGRRLPGNMNLSFAYVEGESLMMALKDIALSSGSACTSASLEPSHVLRALRLRDDLVHSSIRFGIGRFNTQEEIDYTIDRVTKEVTRLRKLSPHYEAAKRKELKTDLRAQAREVS; encoded by the coding sequence ATGCAGGTCCCTATTTATTTGGATAACCACTCGACAACGCGGGTCGACGGCCGCGTTTTGGAGGCCATGCTGCCGTATTTTACGGAAAAGTTCGGCAACGCCGCCAGCCGCAATCATTGTTTCGGATGGGAAGCCGAGGCGGCGGTCGATGAAGCCCGCGGGGAGATAGCGCGGCTGATCGGCGCCTCTTCGCCTAAAGAAATCGTATTCACGAGCGGGGCGACGGAGTCGAACAATCTGGCGATCAAGGGTGTCGCGGAAGCTAACAAAGAGAAGGGAAACCATATCGTCACTTGCGCGACGGAGCACCGGGCGGTGCTGGACAGTTGCAAGTCTCTGGAGCGGCGCGGTTACAGCGTGACGTACCTGCCGGTGGAGCGCGATGGCTCGTTGGCTCTCGAAAGGCTTTCGGCCGCCATTACGGATAAGACGATCCTTGTCTCTATGATGGCGGCCAACAACGAGATCGGCACGATTCATCCGCTGAAGAAGATCGGGGAGGTAGTCAAAGAAAGGGGTGCTATTTTTCATTCGGACGGCGCGCAAGCCGTGGGGAAAATTCCTCTGAACGTGGAAGAAATGGGCATCGATCTGCTCTCGATTTCGGCCCATAAGATGTACGGCCCGAAAGGAGTCGGCGCTTTGTACGTCCGGTCCAGGCGCCCCAAGGTTCCTCTCAGCGCGATCATTGACGGCGGCGGCCACGAGCAGGGACTGCGGTCGGGCACGCTGAACGTTCCCGGCGTCGTCGGATTCGGCAAGGCGTGCGAGATCGCGCGACAGGAGTTGTCACAGGAGGCGGTGCGTCTGATCGAATTAAGGGAACGGCTCAAGGACGGAATCTTGAGCCGCTTGGATGAAGTGTACGTCAACGGCGATCCGGGCCGGCGCTTGCCGGGAAACATGAATCTGAGCTTCGCCTACGTGGAAGGCGAGTCGCTGATGATGGCGCTGAAGGACATCGCTCTTTCTTCCGGCTCGGCGTGTACCTCTGCCAGTCTCGAGCCGTCGCACGTGCTGCGCGCGCTCCGGCTGCGCGACGATCTGGTGCATTCTTCGATCCGCTTCGGCATTGGACGGTTCAATACTCAAGAAGAAATCGATTATACGATCGACCGCGTCACAAAGGAGGTAACAAGGTTGCGCAAGCTTTCGCCGCACTACGAAGCGGCAAAGCGAAAGGAGCTCAAGACGGATCTCAGAGCCCAGGCGAGGGAGGTATCATAA